CAGCGCAAAGCCCTGGTGGGCGATGGGGATGGACAGGCCGACGCTGAGCTCGTCAGAGAACTTGTAGGCCACCGAGGGCGAGGCGTAGACCAGGCGCTGGATGACCACCCGCTTGCCCTGGAAGCGCCCCGGGTCGTCCGGGTTCTTGCTGCGGTCGAAGCCCACAGCCTGGGGCACGTAGACCGCCGTGGCGAAGGTCCAGGGCGAGCCGGGCTGGTTCAGCGAGATGCCCAAGCCCGCGGCCGCGACGAAAGGCAGGCGCCAGTTGGGCACGCCCGCCAGCGGCAGGAACAGGGTCTGGCGGTTGTGGTCCGACACCGTGCCATCCAGCGGATCCTGGGTGAAGCCGCCGATGTCATAGCCCTGGGGCTGGTGGAACTCGCTGCGCATGCGCAGGCTGGCGCCGAAGATCGTGTCCTCGCGCACCCGCCCTTCCAGCCGGGTCAGCCCGGCCGGGTTGAAATGCACCGCGTCCAGCCCCTGGGGGTCGGCCGTGACCGCATTGCCCATGGACATGGCCGCCGGGCTGACGGCCAGGTTCTCGGTCAGCGCCGCCCGCGCGCCGGGCAGCAGCGACAGCGTCAGCAGGCCCCAGGCGGCCCGCCGCCAGGCTCGCACCATCCCCATCACTGCGGCCCGCTCAGAAGTTCAGCGGCATGTTCATGCCGAGGCTGAAGTCCGGCGAGTCGGAGGTCAGCCCCACGCCCGCGCTGAAGTTCAGCGTGGTCTTGGGCGACACCCGCACGCCCAGGCCCAGGTTCAGCATGCCGGAGGTCTGCATCGCCGTCTTGGAGCTGGAACCGTCGGCGAACTTCAGCCGGCTGCGCGCGGACACCGTCTCCTGCAGCGACATGGTGGTGGACACCTTGTAGGACAGGGCATACGAGAAGCCCATGCCGAAGCCGATGCTGGAGCCCGGCCGCACCTCGGTCAGGGTCATGCCGTCGCGCTGCTGGCTCAGGTTGCGCGCCGGCAGGTTGCCGGTGAAGTTCAGCGAGCCGAACACCGCCACTGGGTCATAGACCTGCGAGGCATTGACCCCCAGCGTCAGCGCGGTGTTGCCCGAGCCGGTGGCCAGGTTCTGGCCGACGATGGTGGTGTAGGGGCTGCGGCCGGTGGGCAGGCGCAGCGTGGCGGTGGTGGTGAAGATGGCGCTGTCGCGGTGCTGCTCGAAGGGTTGGTAGCGGACCCCCAGCGCGATGTCGCCCAGACCGTTGGACAGGCCGCTGAAGTTGTTGCTCTGCGAATAGCGGCTGATCAGCGGCAGGGAGGCGGTGGCGGTCAGGTTGTCCAGCACGCCGTAGTCCACCTCGAAGGTGTTGGTGACGGTGTGGGCCCGGGTGTTCTGGATGTCGAACAGGGTCAGCGTGCTGTCGGTGAACTTGACGTTGATCGTCTCGCTGCCGATGTAGCTGTAGTTCAGGTCATAGGTCAGCGCGGTCTGCCCGGTCTTGAGCAGCGAGTAGGCCTTCTCGGTGGAGGTCAGCGTGTCCTTCAGGAGCTTGTCCTGGCTGACATCGCCCTCCTTGGCCTTGAGGGCGTCGCGCGCGGCATCGGCCCCGGTCGCGGGGGCAGCCGGCGCGGACGGGGCCGTCGCCGGGGGGGCGGGCGGCGCGGCGGGATCCGGCTGGGACTGGGCCCAGGCCGTGGCGCCCAGTCCCATCAAGGCAAGGCCCGCGAGCGTGAAGCGGGAAACGGCGGTGGCGCGGCGGCCGAAGGGAACTGCAGTTTTCATGGACGGCGGAGAAAGAGAGTGCCCAGACCCTGTTGCACGGCGCGCTCCAGGGCTTCCTTGTTGGGCGAGGGACCGAGTCGCACGGACTCGCGGATCTGGTCGTCGGCGACGACGCCCATCTCGGTGTCGGTCAGCGCCAGCTTGCGGGGCACCGGCGCGTCACCAGGCGGGTAGATGAGGAAGAGGGTGTTGCGATCCCACAGCGTGGCGAACTCCTCCTGCGACAGCACCAGGTGCCCCATGGCCGGATCGGCCAGGAATACCCGGCCGTCGCGCAGGCCGCGGAAGACCACGAAGTGCTTGAAGCCGGCATAGTCGATCGGCACGATGGCCGGGTCCTTGAGCGTCGCCAGATCGGAGAGTTCGCCACGAAAGCCCGCGCTCTTGCTGCCCAGCGTGGCGACATAGCGCTTCATGTCCAGCAGCGAGAAGCCGCGGCGGGCGATGATCTTGTCGCTTTCGCCGTACGTCAGCATGCCTTCCATGGCCTGCTGCTCGGTCACGTCGTAGCCCAGGTGGTAGCGCAGCACGGTCGTCAGCGCGGCCGAGCCGCAGCTGTAGTCGTAGGCCTGGTGGACGATGTTGTCGAACTTGAACTCGCTCTGCGGCCGCAACGCGACCTGCTCGGGCGAAACACCGCCGCCCACGGCATTCATCGGCAGGGTCACCTGCTCCTTGGGCTGGTCCTGCGGCTCGATGCGGGACACCAGCCCGCTGCCCATGATGGCGGAGGCCAGCACCCCCAAGAGAATCATCCACATCGTTCGTTCGTCTCTTCTGTCTTGGGGATCACCGGGCCCACAGCAGCACCCGGCCGGTCATCGCGCCACTGCCGTTGAGCGTGATGCCGCCCAGGCTGTTGGCCATGTTGAGCGGGACGGTGGGGTCGGACTGCACCGAGATAGCCCGTACGCCGAAATCATCGAAGCCCACGAAGCTGGGCAAGCCCAGCGCCAGTTGGTTCGTGCCATCCGAAGCCGTGACGGCATTGAGGGTGACGGCGTAGAGATCCATGATCCCGCCCACGCCGTACATCACCAGGTAGTTGGGTTGGGTCGCATCGCCGAAGGCTGCGGCCAGGTTGGGCATGGGGATGCCGCCCGTGAGCAGTCCGCTGTTGAGCTCCAGGTGGACCCCCACG
This sequence is a window from Ideonella dechloratans. Protein-coding genes within it:
- a CDS encoding transporter, yielding MKTAVPFGRRATAVSRFTLAGLALMGLGATAWAQSQPDPAAPPAPPATAPSAPAAPATGADAARDALKAKEGDVSQDKLLKDTLTSTEKAYSLLKTGQTALTYDLNYSYIGSETINVKFTDSTLTLFDIQNTRAHTVTNTFEVDYGVLDNLTATASLPLISRYSQSNNFSGLSNGLGDIALGVRYQPFEQHRDSAIFTTTATLRLPTGRSPYTTIVGQNLATGSGNTALTLGVNASQVYDPVAVFGSLNFTGNLPARNLSQQRDGMTLTEVRPGSSIGFGMGFSYALSYKVSTTMSLQETVSARSRLKFADGSSSKTAMQTSGMLNLGLGVRVSPKTTLNFSAGVGLTSDSPDFSLGMNMPLNF
- a CDS encoding C39 family peptidase, encoding MWMILLGVLASAIMGSGLVSRIEPQDQPKEQVTLPMNAVGGGVSPEQVALRPQSEFKFDNIVHQAYDYSCGSAALTTVLRYHLGYDVTEQQAMEGMLTYGESDKIIARRGFSLLDMKRYVATLGSKSAGFRGELSDLATLKDPAIVPIDYAGFKHFVVFRGLRDGRVFLADPAMGHLVLSQEEFATLWDRNTLFLIYPPGDAPVPRKLALTDTEMGVVADDQIRESVRLGPSPNKEALERAVQQGLGTLFLRRP